A window of the Dyadobacter pollutisoli genome harbors these coding sequences:
- a CDS encoding cellulase family glycosylhydrolase, giving the protein MKFLKTTLWAIVICLSFQNCAKKTEEQKEEAAAGEQSSGREIWTKEQAKDWYAKQGWLVGADFLPSTAINQLEMFQEASFDTATIDRELGWAEEIGMNTMRVYLHDLLYQQDSAGFLKRLDVFLNIAQKHKIKPVLVLFDSCWDPFPRLGTQRAPKPGVHNSGWVQSPGFDALKDSTQYPRLEKYVKGTVAAFANDDRVLAWDIWNEPDNTNNSSYGKVELPNKVDYVLPLMTNAFAWARSVNPAQPLTAGVWAGDWTSHETLKPIEKVMIDQSDIITFHNYEDAADFEKRIKQLQQYDRPIICTEYMSRGNGSFFSGSLPIAKKYNVGAINWGLVDGKSQTIYPWDSWKKTYTKEPDLWFHDIFRKDGTPYKKEETDLIKKLTAAK; this is encoded by the coding sequence ATGAAATTTTTAAAAACGACTTTGTGGGCAATTGTTATTTGCCTTTCATTTCAAAATTGTGCGAAAAAGACAGAGGAACAAAAAGAGGAAGCTGCGGCTGGCGAGCAATCGTCTGGCCGTGAAATCTGGACTAAGGAGCAAGCAAAAGACTGGTATGCCAAGCAAGGCTGGCTGGTAGGAGCGGATTTTTTGCCGAGTACGGCGATAAACCAGCTTGAAATGTTCCAGGAAGCTTCTTTCGACACCGCAACAATTGACAGAGAATTGGGCTGGGCAGAAGAAATTGGCATGAATACGATGCGCGTTTACCTGCACGACTTGTTGTATCAGCAGGATTCGGCTGGCTTTTTAAAACGTCTGGACGTGTTCCTGAACATTGCCCAAAAGCATAAAATCAAGCCGGTACTGGTACTTTTTGACTCCTGCTGGGACCCTTTTCCTAGATTGGGAACGCAGCGTGCCCCAAAGCCGGGCGTACATAATTCGGGCTGGGTGCAAAGCCCGGGCTTCGATGCCTTAAAAGACAGCACGCAATATCCACGTTTGGAAAAATATGTGAAAGGTACCGTTGCTGCTTTCGCAAATGACGACCGTGTACTGGCCTGGGATATCTGGAATGAGCCGGATAACACCAATAACAGCTCTTATGGAAAAGTTGAATTACCCAATAAAGTGGATTATGTATTGCCTTTGATGACCAATGCGTTTGCATGGGCACGGTCTGTGAATCCTGCACAGCCGCTTACAGCCGGAGTTTGGGCGGGTGACTGGACATCTCACGAAACTTTGAAACCTATTGAAAAAGTGATGATCGACCAATCTGATATCATTACTTTCCATAACTACGAGGATGCGGCTGATTTTGAAAAGCGCATCAAGCAATTGCAGCAATACGACCGTCCGATCATTTGCACAGAATATATGTCACGCGGCAATGGAAGCTTTTTCTCAGGTTCCCTTCCAATCGCAAAGAAATACAATGTAGGAGCGATCAACTGGGGACTGGTGGATGGTAAGTCGCAAACGATTTATCCATGGGATAGCTGGAAGAAAACCTATACCAAAGAGCCAGATCTATGGTTCCACGATATTTTCAGAAAAGACGGAACGCCGTATAAGAAGGAAGAGACTGATTTGATTAAGAAGCTGACTGCTGCGAAGTAG
- a CDS encoding ThuA domain-containing protein: MSKAFLSFLIVAVLGLTAMAEPGSTAKKPIRVLLVGGGASHDFDKWYKQEDVQTLQKGGLAMVEYTSDPTTILSKLKDIDVLLLANNQPIADDATRKAIFAFVDAGKGLVLAHPALWYNWKDWPEYNQKLVGGGSKGHDKYGPFDVTITKKHPVTKNVPETFHLDDELYYQIPDESGSPIEVLATAKAATSDKVFPSIFIVKYPKGRVLGIALGHDAASHTIAPYQTILRNAIVWAAGDR, translated from the coding sequence ATGTCCAAAGCCTTTCTCTCTTTCTTGATCGTCGCGGTACTGGGTCTTACCGCGATGGCGGAGCCCGGTAGCACTGCTAAAAAGCCCATTCGTGTTCTGTTGGTTGGAGGAGGAGCTTCCCACGATTTTGATAAATGGTACAAACAGGAAGATGTCCAGACTTTGCAAAAAGGCGGCCTGGCAATGGTAGAATACACCAGTGACCCGACTACTATTCTGTCTAAACTGAAAGACATTGACGTGCTGCTTCTGGCAAATAACCAGCCAATCGCAGACGACGCGACCCGCAAGGCCATTTTTGCATTCGTGGATGCTGGAAAAGGCCTCGTGCTCGCACATCCTGCGCTTTGGTACAACTGGAAAGACTGGCCGGAATACAATCAAAAACTTGTTGGCGGGGGTTCAAAAGGACATGACAAATACGGTCCGTTTGATGTTACGATCACAAAAAAGCATCCGGTGACGAAGAATGTGCCGGAAACATTCCATTTGGATGATGAATTATATTACCAAATTCCTGACGAATCAGGATCGCCGATAGAAGTTTTGGCAACGGCAAAAGCGGCCACATCGGACAAAGTTTTCCCAAGCATTTTTATCGTAAAATATCCAAAAGGAAGAGTTCTAGGGATCGCACTTGGCCACGACGCCGCGTCACATACAATCGCACCCTACCAGACGATCCTGAGGAACGCCATCGTTTGGGCGGCAGGGGATCGTTAA
- a CDS encoding sugar phosphate isomerase/epimerase family protein — protein sequence MLFGASTFIWVSPFSTANIDLLTKVKNMGYDIIEIAVEDTSIIDWTLIKDIARDLDLKITISGAFGAERDISSIEPQYRQLGKQYIIDCIKIAQNVGSPIFGGPVYSAVGKTRIVSEEQKKQERDWCVETLIEIGQIAGDYGVVVGLEPLNRFETDMINTVDQALSIVNEVSSPNLKIVLDTFHSNIEEKDIPTSIRKIGKDLLCHVQGNESDRGTPGTGHLEWEGIREALTEIEYEGAVVIETFGQPSKELARAACIWRPLANSADELATEGLAFYRKMFSPC from the coding sequence ATGCTATTCGGAGCAAGCACCTTTATATGGGTCTCACCGTTTTCCACGGCGAACATTGACCTTCTTACCAAGGTAAAGAACATGGGCTATGACATTATCGAAATAGCCGTTGAAGACACCAGTATCATTGACTGGACATTAATCAAAGACATTGCCCGTGACCTGGACCTGAAAATTACCATTAGTGGTGCTTTTGGAGCGGAAAGGGACATTTCCAGTATTGAACCGCAGTACCGTCAACTGGGAAAGCAGTACATTATCGATTGTATCAAAATTGCACAGAATGTCGGTAGTCCCATTTTTGGCGGACCGGTTTATTCGGCGGTCGGCAAGACGCGCATTGTTTCGGAAGAGCAAAAAAAGCAGGAGCGTGATTGGTGTGTGGAAACATTAATTGAGATCGGTCAGATCGCGGGAGATTATGGTGTAGTAGTAGGTTTGGAGCCGCTTAATCGCTTCGAAACCGATATGATTAATACGGTCGATCAGGCACTGTCCATTGTCAATGAGGTTTCGAGTCCTAATCTTAAAATTGTCCTGGATACTTTTCATTCCAATATCGAAGAAAAAGACATTCCGACTTCCATAAGGAAAATCGGGAAGGATTTGCTTTGTCATGTACAAGGCAATGAAAGTGACCGCGGTACGCCCGGCACCGGGCATTTGGAATGGGAAGGAATCCGTGAGGCGTTGACTGAAATTGAGTATGAGGGGGCCGTTGTCATTGAAACTTTCGGGCAGCCATCCAAGGAACTGGCGAGAGCAGCTTGCATTTGGCGGCCACTCGCCAATAGTGCCGATGAGCTGGCAACCGAAGGACTTGCTTTTTACAGGAAAATGTTCTCACCATGCTGA
- a CDS encoding PVC-type heme-binding CxxCH protein, whose translation MRKYIAMLFVGLIALACAKNKMSSSGGKTGETKGRRAEVLFLGHNSKHHDSGKYAPWLSVKLFKSGINMSYTVDLNELNPENLKKYDGLIIYANHDSLSPNQESAMKAFVEGGKGLIPIHSASGCFRNSAWYIKTIGGQFASHKAGSFKNLILKPEHQVMEGITAFQTWDETYVHKNLNPDKTVLGERVEGDVHEPYTWVRNEGKGRVFYTAYGHEDSTWTNNGFLDLVRNGVLWAMGDQVKAEIAALKLPNVDIYQSDTISHYTKRHVVPKIQESLSPAESNKLTQVPADFEIQLFAAEPDITNPIAMSWDERGRLWVVESVDYPNTFKETDGAANDRIKICEDTNGDGKADKFTVFADKLNIPTSMVFSNGGIIVSMAPDFLFMKDTNGDDVADVREVIMTGWGKNDTHAGPSNLQYGFDNKIWGVLGYSGFNGTINGKKFNFSQGVYHFKPDGKEFAFLGNSSNNTWGLGVTEDNNVFLSTANNTHSAFYSMPGQYLQRSLGEDQPSIQAVQKIDGHYDAHAVTPNLRQVDVVGGFTSAAGHRFYTARSFPKEYWNRIAFVSEPTIRLVHKAILEPDGAGFKEKDGWNFMASSDEWFGPVQAETGPDGAVWVADWYNFIIQHNVFVPAQSPAEFIIPFKEQPHGPGNAFSSPMRDLNHGRVYRVIYKNGKKSPALKLSKDDLPGLVAALENDNMFWRMTAQRLLVESKKLSVVPDLYKIINNQKVDEIGLNSPAVHALWTLHGLGVLDGSNPEALQVVGKALTHPAAGVRKAAASVLPKNEQSFEMLQKALTDPSLNTRLGVFVALMELPSSEKVGEAVYQASQDEQNAKDPWLSKAILAAAIKHEKGFLAASRTQSSKSGFSQQIAQALGKEVYPLGRRNTLQFPPDVTGKEITIRASVTKAKDRALQGFIAGQGGKDGGYALYIQDGKVIMAVKQHGTVGQAATSEPLPEKFDIVAKLAKGGDISIEIDGKEAAKGKAHMLFAAPLSNSVRTGEDVEGDDKIGSYEGRFGFVGNFQKASLELNKPSEGNNVETASAPKPTSSTSLASSNALVIELKVEKEIMQYDKKLITVKAGQKVVINLENPDGMQHNLLIIKPGSLPKVGKAADELLSNPKAAEMQYVPKIAEVLYSTKLVNSGETVTLEFTVPNEPGDYPYVCTFPGHWRGMNGIMRVSR comes from the coding sequence ATGAGGAAGTACATTGCGATGTTATTTGTCGGGCTAATTGCCCTTGCCTGTGCAAAAAACAAAATGAGTTCGTCGGGCGGGAAGACAGGTGAAACGAAGGGGAGAAGGGCGGAAGTCTTGTTCCTGGGCCATAATAGCAAGCATCATGATTCCGGCAAATATGCACCCTGGCTTTCAGTGAAATTGTTCAAAAGCGGCATTAACATGTCGTACACCGTTGATCTGAATGAGCTGAACCCTGAAAACCTGAAAAAGTATGATGGACTTATCATTTATGCCAACCACGATTCATTATCGCCGAACCAGGAAAGCGCTATGAAGGCCTTCGTGGAAGGAGGAAAAGGTTTGATCCCAATTCATTCAGCTTCCGGATGCTTTCGCAATTCGGCCTGGTACATTAAGACTATCGGCGGACAATTTGCTTCTCATAAAGCAGGCAGCTTTAAAAATTTAATACTAAAACCGGAACACCAGGTCATGGAAGGCATTACTGCCTTTCAGACCTGGGATGAAACTTACGTGCACAAAAACCTGAACCCCGACAAAACCGTGCTTGGTGAGCGGGTGGAAGGTGACGTGCATGAACCCTACACCTGGGTGCGCAATGAAGGAAAAGGACGCGTTTTTTACACCGCTTATGGTCATGAAGACAGTACCTGGACCAACAATGGATTTTTGGACCTGGTAAGAAACGGGGTGCTATGGGCGATGGGCGACCAGGTGAAAGCTGAAATTGCCGCATTGAAATTACCCAACGTGGACATTTACCAGTCGGACACTATTTCACATTATACCAAAAGGCATGTAGTACCCAAAATCCAGGAGTCACTGTCGCCAGCCGAATCCAATAAACTGACACAGGTCCCTGCCGATTTTGAAATCCAGCTTTTTGCAGCGGAGCCCGACATTACGAACCCTATCGCGATGTCCTGGGATGAGCGCGGGCGCCTCTGGGTGGTAGAGTCTGTGGATTATCCCAACACATTCAAGGAAACCGACGGTGCTGCGAATGATCGGATCAAGATTTGTGAAGATACCAATGGGGATGGCAAGGCCGATAAATTCACTGTTTTTGCCGATAAGCTGAACATTCCGACCAGTATGGTTTTTTCAAATGGCGGGATTATTGTTTCGATGGCACCGGACTTTCTTTTTATGAAAGATACCAATGGCGACGACGTAGCCGATGTGCGCGAAGTGATCATGACGGGCTGGGGTAAAAACGATACCCACGCCGGGCCGTCGAACCTGCAATATGGTTTCGACAACAAAATCTGGGGAGTACTGGGTTATTCAGGTTTTAATGGTACAATTAACGGTAAGAAATTCAATTTTTCGCAAGGTGTTTATCATTTCAAACCAGACGGAAAAGAGTTTGCGTTTCTTGGAAACAGCAGCAATAATACCTGGGGACTTGGCGTGACGGAGGACAACAATGTGTTCCTTTCCACTGCAAATAACACCCATAGCGCATTCTATTCCATGCCGGGGCAATATTTGCAGCGCTCGCTTGGCGAAGATCAGCCTTCGATACAAGCCGTTCAAAAGATCGACGGACATTATGATGCGCATGCTGTGACACCTAATTTGCGCCAGGTGGATGTGGTGGGAGGTTTTACTTCTGCTGCCGGACACCGTTTTTATACAGCGAGAAGTTTCCCAAAAGAGTACTGGAACCGCATAGCATTTGTATCCGAACCTACAATTCGGTTGGTACACAAAGCCATTCTGGAACCGGATGGTGCGGGCTTTAAGGAAAAAGACGGCTGGAATTTTATGGCTAGTTCGGATGAATGGTTTGGTCCGGTACAAGCCGAAACCGGCCCCGATGGAGCTGTGTGGGTGGCGGATTGGTATAACTTCATTATTCAACACAATGTATTCGTTCCGGCGCAGTCTCCCGCAGAATTTATCATTCCATTCAAAGAGCAGCCGCACGGCCCGGGTAATGCATTCAGCAGCCCGATGCGTGACCTTAACCATGGCCGTGTTTACAGGGTTATTTACAAAAACGGTAAGAAATCGCCAGCATTGAAATTATCAAAAGATGACTTACCGGGACTGGTGGCGGCATTGGAAAACGATAATATGTTTTGGCGCATGACCGCTCAGCGACTTTTGGTAGAATCCAAAAAACTTTCGGTAGTACCGGATCTTTACAAAATCATCAACAATCAAAAAGTAGACGAGATCGGATTGAACAGTCCTGCGGTTCACGCATTGTGGACATTGCACGGCCTGGGTGTACTCGACGGCTCGAACCCGGAAGCATTGCAGGTTGTAGGCAAAGCGCTCACGCATCCTGCGGCCGGTGTTCGCAAAGCGGCAGCCAGTGTTTTACCAAAAAATGAACAGAGTTTTGAAATGCTGCAAAAAGCATTGACAGACCCAAGCCTGAACACAAGGTTAGGTGTATTTGTGGCTTTGATGGAATTGCCATCGTCCGAAAAAGTAGGGGAGGCAGTCTACCAAGCTTCGCAGGATGAGCAAAATGCCAAAGATCCCTGGTTATCCAAAGCTATCCTGGCGGCAGCCATCAAACATGAAAAAGGATTCCTGGCAGCTTCTCGGACACAGTCTTCGAAATCTGGATTCAGCCAGCAAATTGCACAGGCATTAGGCAAGGAAGTGTATCCGCTTGGCAGGAGAAATACATTACAATTCCCGCCGGATGTGACCGGCAAGGAAATCACGATCCGCGCTAGTGTTACCAAAGCGAAAGACAGAGCATTGCAAGGTTTTATCGCAGGGCAAGGTGGTAAGGACGGCGGTTACGCACTCTACATTCAGGATGGAAAAGTGATTATGGCTGTGAAACAGCATGGTACCGTGGGTCAGGCTGCAACTAGTGAGCCACTCCCTGAGAAATTCGACATAGTAGCCAAATTGGCGAAAGGCGGAGACATCAGCATTGAAATCGATGGAAAAGAGGCTGCAAAAGGTAAAGCACATATGTTGTTCGCCGCTCCGCTGAGCAACTCTGTACGTACCGGTGAGGATGTGGAAGGTGATGATAAAATAGGTTCCTATGAGGGCAGGTTTGGGTTTGTAGGTAATTTTCAAAAGGCCTCATTGGAACTGAATAAGCCTTCGGAAGGCAATAATGTAGAAACTGCCTCTGCTCCGAAACCGACTTCATCCACTTCATTGGCATCGTCGAACGCTTTGGTGATTGAGCTGAAAGTTGAAAAGGAAATCATGCAGTACGACAAAAAACTGATTACGGTGAAAGCAGGGCAAAAAGTGGTGATCAACCTCGAAAACCCGGATGGTATGCAGCATAACCTTTTGATCATTAAACCAGGTTCTTTGCCGAAGGTTGGAAAAGCAGCGGACGAGCTGCTGAGCAATCCAAAGGCTGCCGAAATGCAGTATGTACCCAAGATCGCCGAAGTACTTTACTCCACTAAACTTGTGAACTCTGGTGAAACCGTGACTCTGGAATTTACAGTTCCCAATGAGCCGGGCGATTACCCCTACGTATGCACATTCCCTGGCCACTGGCGCGGTATGAATGGCATTATGCGGGTTAGCAGGTGA
- a CDS encoding Gfo/Idh/MocA family protein: protein MSQKQITVVIVGMGFGKEFIPIYQSHPNIKAVGICTRSKETRDELTAKFNLDPNLVFEHFEDVPKRDDVDAIHVVTPVPEHAKMTLASLNAGKHTACTIPMAMTVEDCTAIVEAKRRANKVYMMMETALYTREFLYGLKLAETGELGRIQFVRGSHIQDMSMEGWGEYWKGYPPMLNGTHAISPLLKINNTIAETVVCHGSGRLSEDLASRYGSPFAVETATFTLKNTDVVAEATRSLFDVVRQYRESYDVYGTKMSFEWEQLQDESHIIFDGGENAKRIDVPDTDELLIEPIKHFTKREKIDDPNHVSFLQGAGHGGSHPHLVQEFVAAIIEGRDSAVDAALAANYTCAGICAHESAMKGGIRVNVPSFE from the coding sequence ATGAGTCAGAAGCAAATCACAGTCGTAATCGTAGGTATGGGTTTTGGAAAAGAATTTATCCCCATCTACCAAAGTCACCCGAACATCAAGGCCGTAGGGATTTGTACCCGCAGCAAGGAAACCCGTGATGAACTGACTGCCAAATTCAATCTGGACCCAAATCTGGTTTTCGAGCATTTTGAGGATGTTCCCAAAAGAGACGATGTAGACGCAATCCACGTCGTGACGCCCGTTCCCGAGCACGCGAAAATGACCCTAGCGTCACTGAATGCGGGAAAACACACTGCCTGTACCATTCCTATGGCGATGACGGTGGAAGATTGCACAGCCATTGTGGAAGCCAAGCGCCGCGCCAATAAAGTGTACATGATGATGGAAACCGCGTTGTACACGCGTGAGTTTTTATACGGATTGAAATTGGCAGAAACCGGTGAATTGGGCCGAATTCAGTTCGTTCGTGGCTCGCACATTCAGGATATGAGCATGGAAGGCTGGGGCGAATACTGGAAAGGTTACCCGCCCATGCTGAATGGAACGCACGCCATTTCCCCGCTTTTAAAAATCAATAATACCATTGCGGAAACTGTGGTATGTCACGGATCAGGCAGGTTGAGTGAAGACCTGGCGAGTCGCTATGGTTCACCATTTGCGGTAGAAACAGCCACATTTACATTGAAAAACACAGACGTGGTCGCAGAAGCAACACGTTCATTGTTTGATGTGGTGCGCCAGTATCGTGAAAGTTATGATGTGTATGGTACCAAGATGTCATTCGAATGGGAGCAGTTGCAGGATGAAAGTCACATCATTTTTGACGGTGGTGAAAATGCAAAACGCATTGATGTGCCTGACACGGACGAATTACTGATCGAGCCGATCAAACATTTCACTAAACGTGAAAAAATCGACGACCCTAATCACGTTTCTTTCTTGCAGGGAGCAGGCCACGGCGGTTCACATCCACATTTGGTACAGGAATTCGTAGCTGCGATCATTGAAGGCAGAGATTCGGCAGTGGACGCTGCGCTCGCGGCGAACTACACATGTGCCGGTATATGCGCACACGAGTCAGCCATGAAAGGCGGTATTCGTGTGAATGTTCCAAGTTTTGAATAA
- a CDS encoding family 43 glycosylhydrolase produces MIRILFSLLVSLTVIGTGCCKSSNDPAVMQDKQDSTKYKNPVFEPILADPTVVKADDGWFYAYGTMDNWGDGKGAHLIPVVRSKDLVHWTYVKDAFLSKPAWKEKGGIWAPEVVKVNGKYHMYYAYSTWGDPNPGVGLAIADSPAGPFTDNGKLFLSSEVNVPNSIDPFYLEENGKKYVFWGSFSNVPTQGTYGVELSADGKSIPDLSKKFKVAAGDFEAVMIQKKGDYYYFLGSKESCCEGAKSKYHVRVGRSKTIFGPFLDKDGKDLKERGTGSVLIQPNAKYAGPGHNSRWITDDSGTDWLLYHAIDRMTPYVPTGANRRVLMLDKITWENGWPEILNAEPSIENTAAPLFK; encoded by the coding sequence ATGATCAGAATACTCTTTTCACTACTTGTGTCTCTGACGGTTATTGGAACGGGATGTTGCAAAAGCAGCAACGATCCAGCCGTCATGCAAGACAAGCAAGATTCCACCAAATACAAAAATCCGGTTTTCGAACCGATACTGGCTGATCCGACGGTCGTGAAAGCCGATGATGGCTGGTTTTATGCGTACGGCACGATGGACAATTGGGGTGATGGAAAAGGCGCACATTTGATCCCGGTTGTACGGTCGAAGGATCTTGTGCATTGGACTTATGTTAAAGACGCATTTCTGAGCAAACCTGCCTGGAAGGAAAAGGGAGGGATATGGGCGCCGGAAGTGGTGAAAGTGAATGGGAAGTATCACATGTACTATGCCTATTCTACCTGGGGAGACCCGAATCCGGGCGTTGGGCTGGCCATCGCAGATTCGCCTGCCGGGCCCTTTACAGACAATGGGAAGCTTTTCCTTAGTTCGGAAGTGAATGTGCCCAACTCCATTGATCCGTTTTATCTGGAAGAGAATGGCAAAAAGTACGTTTTCTGGGGAAGTTTCAGCAATGTGCCAACGCAAGGTACTTACGGTGTTGAATTGTCGGCCGATGGAAAATCCATTCCCGATCTGTCCAAAAAATTCAAGGTAGCAGCAGGCGATTTTGAAGCGGTCATGATCCAGAAAAAAGGGGACTATTATTACTTTCTGGGTTCGAAAGAAAGCTGCTGCGAAGGTGCAAAAAGCAAGTACCACGTTAGAGTAGGACGTTCGAAGACAATCTTCGGGCCATTTCTCGACAAAGACGGGAAGGATTTGAAAGAACGGGGAACGGGTTCTGTTTTGATTCAACCCAATGCTAAGTATGCAGGGCCGGGGCATAATTCTAGGTGGATCACGGACGATTCGGGTACGGACTGGCTGTTGTACCATGCTATCGACAGAATGACGCCCTATGTTCCAACAGGCGCGAACAGGCGTGTTTTGATGCTTGATAAAATTACCTGGGAAAACGGCTGGCCGGAAATTTTAAATGCGGAACCGAGCATAGAAAATACTGCCGCACCACTTTTTAAATAG
- a CDS encoding DUF3823 domain-containing protein, producing the protein MKTRFHFIPILAIMILFASCEKDNYPAPKSVLSGQIVYNGEPIGVEYNQVRLQLWQPGFGKLAAIDAQVAQDGSYSAMLFNGNYKMVFPKGRGPFKTLEKDATAKDTLFVKLEGNQTVDVEVMPYYMIRTPQFNGGESKVSVALKLEKIIKDVNAKDVERVTLYVNKTEFVSRSTNIATAEIPGGDIKDLNAISLTTNVPALMPTQNYVFARVGVKIKDVEDMVFSPVQKVQL; encoded by the coding sequence ATGAAAACGCGATTTCATTTCATACCAATTTTGGCCATTATGATCCTTTTTGCTTCATGCGAAAAAGATAACTATCCGGCCCCCAAATCCGTATTATCAGGGCAAATTGTTTACAATGGCGAACCCATTGGCGTAGAATATAATCAGGTAAGGCTGCAATTGTGGCAACCTGGTTTCGGAAAATTGGCCGCGATCGACGCACAGGTTGCGCAGGACGGGTCTTACTCGGCGATGCTTTTCAATGGTAATTACAAAATGGTTTTTCCAAAAGGCAGAGGGCCGTTTAAGACATTGGAAAAAGATGCGACTGCGAAGGACACATTGTTTGTCAAATTAGAGGGCAACCAGACAGTGGATGTGGAAGTGATGCCTTACTATATGATCCGTACGCCACAGTTCAATGGCGGAGAAAGTAAAGTTTCTGTTGCATTGAAACTTGAAAAGATCATTAAGGACGTGAATGCAAAAGATGTGGAAAGAGTAACACTTTATGTCAACAAGACAGAATTCGTTTCCCGCTCCACCAACATTGCCACTGCCGAAATACCCGGCGGAGATATCAAGGATTTGAATGCGATTAGCCTTACTACAAATGTCCCCGCGCTGATGCCGACCCAAAACTATGTTTTTGCAAGGGTGGGCGTAAAGATCAAGGACGTGGAGGATATGGTTTTTTCACCGGTTCAAAAAGTGCAGTTGTAA
- a CDS encoding DUF6934 family protein, with translation MDHPSYELTVLKEAHRFDFVSIGWTAIHKAVIFFTTKAPGLYNLVLADILADGELDIYSVSDNGDMKFILSTVHQTIIHFLTLNPKAVIWFTGSTESRTRLYQIAISSNLKALEENFNVFGILKKEGSSEAFRKGSIYEHFFICRKNVRFV, from the coding sequence ATGGATCACCCCTCGTACGAATTGACCGTGCTGAAAGAAGCACATCGTTTTGATTTTGTAAGTATCGGCTGGACAGCTATTCACAAGGCTGTTATTTTCTTTACAACCAAAGCTCCCGGATTGTATAACCTGGTATTAGCCGACATCTTGGCTGACGGCGAATTAGATATCTATTCCGTTAGCGATAATGGCGATATGAAATTTATTTTATCTACTGTTCATCAAACCATTATTCATTTTCTAACATTAAATCCCAAAGCCGTGATCTGGTTCACGGGCAGCACTGAAAGCAGGACTAGATTATATCAAATCGCTATATCATCAAACTTAAAAGCGCTCGAAGAAAATTTTAATGTGTTTGGAATCCTCAAGAAGGAAGGTTCTTCGGAAGCATTTCGTAAGGGAAGCATTTATGAGCACTTTTTTATTTGCAGAAAAAATGTGAGATTCGTGTAG